A stretch of the Aegilops tauschii subsp. strangulata cultivar AL8/78 chromosome 4, Aet v6.0, whole genome shotgun sequence genome encodes the following:
- the LOC141021753 gene encoding uncharacterized protein, whose amino-acid sequence MHSGAQNLIFGLLMASRKLHHYFQAHEITIVTRLPLQRILRNPEATSRIVEWALELSSFALKFERTETIQSKALAEFIVEWTLAPDEETVETALPGKEAPKEWVMYFDGAFSLQDAGAGVLLVAPTGEHLKYVVQMHFPREDASNNIPEYEGLLAGLRVAVEFANQEVNHSGDSQLVVKQVNKDYQSPLMEAYVE is encoded by the coding sequence ATGCACTCTGGTGCCCAAAATTTGATcttcggcctcctcatggcctcgaggaagctacACCATTACTttcaagcccacgagatcaccaTTGTGACTCGCCTCCCACTACAGCGAATCTTGAGGAACCCTGAAGCCACCAGCAGGATAGTAGAGTGGGCTCTAGAGCTATCAAGTTTTGCCTTAAAATTTGAGAGAACGGAAACTATCCAAAGCAAAGCACTGGCAGAATTCATAGTGGAGTGGACGCTGGCGCCTGATGAAGAGACTGTGGAAACTGCCCTCCCCGGCAAGGAGGCCCCTAAGGaatgggtcatgtacttcgacggtgcTTTCTCACTCCAAGATGCTGGCGCGGGAGTATTACTCGTTGCGCCCACCGGAGAACACCTCAAGTACGTTGTCCAAATGCATTTCCCCAGGGAAGATGCCTCCAACAACATACCAGaatatgaagggctccttgccgggctccgAGTTGCTGTCGAATTTGCTAATCAAGAAGTTAATCATAGCGGCGACTCCCAACTTGTTGTGAAGCAGgtgaacaaggattatcagagcccactCATGGAAGCTTATGTGGAatag